The DNA segment AAAATAATTTTAACATAAATTTAAGTTTTTACAAAACAAAATATTGTGCATTTGCTCTACACAATTATCAAAAAATAAAAAAAATTTGTGCATTTAAAATTTCCCATTACATATTTTTAAATATAACTTGACTTTATGTGTAATAAATGATACTATAATAATATAAATTGTAATTATTACAAATTTAAAATAAAATCAGGAGGAATGAAATGAATAAAACAATTGATGCTTTAAACTTATATTTAGCAGACTTAAATGTATACTATAGAAAGGTTCAAAATTATCACTGGAATGTAGTTGGGCAAGGATTCTTTACAGTACATGCAAAATTAGAAGAAATTTATGATGGAGTAAATGAAAAAATAGATGTAATAGCTGAAAGAATTTTATCTATAGGTGGAAGACCTTTTGGAAGCATGAAAAAATATTTAGAAATTACTACAATAACTGAAGCTAAAGATGAGGATATTACTGTAAAAGATTTATTAAACAATTTAATATTAGATACAGAAAATTTATTAAAACAAGTTAGAAATTTAAAAGAAATTACAGATGAAGAAGGAGATTTTGGAACAAGTGCTGAACTTGATAATCATATTTCTGAATATGAAAAACTTCTTTGGATGTTTAGAGCCTATGTTAAATAAGTGCAAAAGCTAGATTTTATCTAGCTTTTTTGTTTGAAAAATAATTTGAAATTTAGCTCTTAAAATGTTAGAATATAAATAAAAAGTTTTTGGAGTATATATGATAGGAATAATAGGTGCTATGCACGAAGAAATAGTTGTAATTAAAGAGGAAATGAAAAATTTAATAGTAAAAGATGTTAGTGGAAATAAATTTTATTTAGGGCTATTAAATGATAAAGAAGTAGTACTAGTGGAAAGTGGAATAGGTATGGTTAATGCCTCAATAATTACAACTCTATTAATTAATGAATTTAAAGTTGATAAAATATATTTTTCAGGTGTAGCAGGATCTACATCTGAATTATTAAAAATAGGTGATATAGTTA comes from the Streptobacillus felis genome and includes:
- a CDS encoding Dps family protein: MNKTIDALNLYLADLNVYYRKVQNYHWNVVGQGFFTVHAKLEEIYDGVNEKIDVIAERILSIGGRPFGSMKKYLEITTITEAKDEDITVKDLLNNLILDTENLLKQVRNLKEITDEEGDFGTSAELDNHISEYEKLLWMFRAYVK